The genomic DNA AACTTCCCCTAATTGCGTCTTGCTTATGGCTCTAGCATTCAAGTGCTTGTCATTACATTCTCTTGCAGTATATATCTCTGCAGTTTATACCTTACGAATGAAGATTTGGTGATCGAGTAATGTTGCCCACCATCTCCAGAGAAACACAGGGCTGCTCTACTGGAACCTGCAAAGATGATTGCAATGTTGGTTATGCTTTTGTCTTCATCCATAAACCCAGAATTTTTTTCGGATATGGCCAGAAAGATTAAGTTCCTTACAAAGTGGCCGGCCCCAAGAATCCAATAGAAGAACAAGTTTTTGTATGTCTTGACAAATCCTTTTGTAGTCGTTTCATCGTTGCCACAATACAATGGAGTACGGTCCAAGCTCAAGAAGGTTTTCAAATCACCCCATCTGTAAATTTAACTGATTATGCAACCTTAAAATAAGAGCAATCCGATACATTCTGATGAACAAGAATGAGAGGAATGTTACTTGAGTTTGTCGAGCCATGCTTCAGCACCTTTGGTTGAGCATATGACATCAAGCTATCATAAACAACCAAAAtaaccattttaatttttatttattatttgataattccCCATTAGAAATAGACTCAGAATTCATGCCTGTCCATTGTATATTGTCACGTTTATGCCCTTGGCTAGGAGTTCGTCAACCTGCAAAATTTCATAGATCTTAAATGCCCATCAAGAATACGTAAATCCAATCTCTTAATCAAGAGACAATAAATGAAAGGGGTTCTGCTTGATTGCTGAGGAGACGCAAGAAAAGAAAGGTGAATTTGGAAATCATCCCTAATATGATTGTAGCCCAATTATGTTTTGAACCTCATGTTTCATCTTCCTATTAGTCATTCTTACCTCTTCTATTCTTGGTCTCATGAAATCACCAGCCATTGCAGGAAAAACAAGGTTACCCTGTCCTCCCCAACTGCAGTGCAGCCATTGCAAAAACAGAGAATCTATCTTATTAACAATTTCAGTTGAAGAAAAACTTGTGATAAACTGCTCATTTCTCGTAATTAATACCTTCGGCAGGGAAAAACTTACCTTACACTTTCTGGGATAATCTTTAGCTTTTCTCTGATAGGTCCATTCATTAAGCTGGGAAGGTCAACCGTAGAAGATGCACCATTACTTGATGAAGATTTCTTGGCACCAAGATATCGCGGGTCCCTTCCCATCATTACTTCATTCCATCCCCCAGACGTCGAAAGGACGGGATCGTTTGCATAATCCACCATGAAGTTGTAGAAGTCCTGCAACTCCCATGAAACTGACTCAAGATTCTGGAAGTTATTGTGTGTATGATGGGTATATGAGagtcagagagagagagaaggataCCACATCGTTACTGCTGACAGAAATCACATTCTCAAGATCAAAAAATGTTTCTGTTGCTTCTTTGTATTGCCCTTCTGCAAGCTGCTGCTGTATCTGGAGTGCTAGTCTGTTTTTGCAGACCGTTTGTGTTAGATTACGTGTAAAACTTTGCTAAACCTTAGCTTCAAAGACAGCATTTTCCAAACCTGTTTGAGCTATTCAATCCGTTGCCATCGAGCCGTGAGACGTCCTTAAGTAGAGGTCCCCATGACAACTGCAAGTTCATGAATCCAAAATTGATAGAAATACCAGAAATTTTACTTGACAAAGCATTTCTGTTTCTGAAACAATCTTACATACCACAAAATCTTCTGGAGATATCCAACTATCTCCCAAAGCAACCCCTGTACTCAAACAAATAAAGCccaacattatttaaaaatgtgtaCTCTCAAAAGCAAAGCAAAGCAAAGCatcaaaagtaaaataaatttttgactACCCCCAAGTTGAAGCTTCAATTCCCCTGCTTCAATTGCTTTTAAAGCCGACAGCCCAAGAGTGACTGCAAATTTTCCTCCATAAGACTCCGCAACAATGTAGAGAGGACTTTTTTGGAGGGTCTCGTTTCCATTGAATAGCTCCTTCAACAGGGTGGTCAGATCAGTTGCAGCCTCATCATCAGTGGTAACCACCAAGCTCTCGTCCTCCACATAACTAAAACCTGTCGCCACAGGACTATCCTAAAAATCACATTGAAAAACATAACATTATTTCCCTGCATTCATTTAATGACTCACCATGAAAAAGGAA from Vitis riparia cultivar Riparia Gloire de Montpellier isolate 1030 chromosome 8, EGFV_Vit.rip_1.0, whole genome shotgun sequence includes the following:
- the LOC117921163 gene encoding serine carboxypeptidase-like 51, with amino-acid sequence MEKNSFLFLSFLVLFPLLHGYTAFAAGTDDGSEQWGYVEVRPKAHLFWWLYKSPDRVEDPSNPWPILLWLQGGPGGSGVGFGNFLEIGPLDGNLQPRNSTWLRKADLLFVDSPVATGFSYVEDESLVVTTDDEAATDLTTLLKELFNGNETLQKSPLYIVAESYGGKFAVTLGLSALKAIEAGELKLQLGGVALGDSWISPEDFVLSWGPLLKDVSRLDGNGLNSSNRLALQIQQQLAEGQYKEATETFFDLENVISVSSNDVDFYNFMVDYANDPVLSTSGGWNEVMMGRDPRYLGAKKSSSSNGASSTVDLPSLMNGPIREKLKIIPESVSWGGQGNLVFPAMAGDFMRPRIEEVDELLAKGINVTIYNGQLDVICSTKGAEAWLDKLKWGDLKTFLSLDRTPLYCGNDETTTKGFVKTYKNLFFYWILGAGHFVPVEQPCVSLEMVGNITRSPNLHS